From the Blastocatellia bacterium genome, one window contains:
- a CDS encoding HlyD family efflux transporter periplasmic adaptor subunit: MKKLKKFVSLSFLFLLLVAVGVVAFQPVKQFLVPVQSEFTPITLSIKPQDFLVKIQADGELQSAETTKILVPNVPAQNLRIASLVADGRTVKKGDLLIEFDPTELNLQFLEQKSNLEIANYKINKSELAAEVDKSDLVKDKKVSELELENIAQFQPRDEMIYTRRQILEGELNKDYTQKKIVFADARLDLKGKVYSLDEAILLLERQNATSKINQAEKALSSLKLTSPSDGVIDQNSQSGGYWRMSIMPGSNVYVGMPLFDLINPNKMEAKCYVLEKDAGSLKVDQKVSVILDPFPDKEFSGKVKNIDKLARPIDRNSPVKYFQTTISLDNVEPEVMKSGIKLKAQVLAQELKNVLVVPRSALVEKDGKFFAYVQKPKVAENTEDNFASQFEAKAVTLGQGDLIQVVVTEGLTSGQVIALNPPDAKQSFSSDKKSKKKKRKTNLTNYFVYRVLISLSISYEISIRNKISYRQPTNS, translated from the coding sequence ATGAAAAAATTAAAAAAATTTGTTTCCTTAAGTTTTCTATTTTTATTATTAGTTGCTGTTGGCGTAGTAGCATTTCAACCAGTTAAACAATTTTTAGTCCCTGTCCAATCAGAATTTACACCTATTACTTTATCCATTAAGCCACAAGATTTTCTAGTTAAAATCCAAGCTGATGGAGAATTACAATCAGCAGAAACAACCAAAATTCTTGTTCCAAATGTTCCAGCACAAAACCTAAGAATTGCTTCGTTAGTAGCAGATGGTCGAACAGTAAAAAAAGGTGATTTACTAATAGAATTTGACCCTACGGAACTAAACTTACAGTTTTTAGAACAAAAATCAAATTTAGAAATTGCTAACTATAAAATCAATAAAAGTGAGCTTGCTGCTGAAGTTGATAAATCTGACCTAGTTAAAGATAAAAAAGTTAGCGAATTAGAATTAGAAAATATTGCTCAATTTCAGCCCCGTGATGAAATGATCTACACTCGGCGACAAATTTTAGAAGGTGAATTAAATAAAGATTATACTCAGAAAAAAATTGTATTTGCTGATGCTCGATTAGATCTAAAAGGAAAAGTCTATTCCCTTGATGAAGCAATTTTACTTTTAGAAAGACAAAATGCTACATCAAAAATCAATCAAGCAGAAAAAGCCCTTTCATCTCTTAAATTAACCTCTCCAAGCGATGGAGTTATTGATCAAAATAGCCAATCTGGTGGTTATTGGCGTATGTCGATAATGCCCGGAAGTAATGTTTATGTAGGAATGCCGCTTTTTGACTTAATTAATCCTAATAAAATGGAAGCTAAATGCTATGTGCTAGAAAAAGATGCTGGGTCATTAAAAGTAGATCAAAAAGTTAGCGTTATTCTTGATCCTTTTCCAGATAAAGAATTTAGCGGCAAAGTAAAAAATATTGATAAGCTTGCTCGTCCAATTGATAGAAATTCCCCTGTAAAATATTTTCAAACTACAATTTCACTAGATAATGTTGAGCCTGAAGTTATGAAATCAGGAATTAAGCTAAAAGCTCAAGTTTTAGCTCAAGAATTAAAGAATGTTTTGGTTGTTCCTAGAAGTGCTTTAGTGGAAAAAGATGGTAAATTCTTTGCCTATGTTCAAAAACCAAAAGTTGCTGAAAATACAGAAGATAACTTTGCAAGTCAGTTTGAAGCTAAAGCAGTAACTCTTGGTCAAGGCGATTTAATCCAAGTTGTAGTAACTGAAGGCTTAACTTCTGGTCAAGTAATAGCTCTTAATCCACCAGATGCAAAACAAAGTTTTTCATCAGATAAAAAGTCAAAAAAGAAGAAAAGAAAAACTAACTTAACTAATTACTTTGTTTACAGAGTACTAATCAGTTTATCAATAAGTTATGAAATATCTATCAGAAATAAAATTAGCTATAGACAACCTACAAACTCATAA
- a CDS encoding polysaccharide deacetylase family protein, whose amino-acid sequence MLSINPANLVLNNSLPILLFHALDNSSFNIAFSPKSFEKAISKLYLSGYQTLNLSTIPNYLQENKTFPKNSFVITFDDGYRSVYEQAFPVLQKYNFTATIFITTGKTKPLTTLERLPSIQGRTMLSWHEIKLMQAANISIGSHTLTHPNLTKLPKKELVAEIYESKAMIEDILGTEINSFAYPYGYYDKTSLELVQKYYSCACSTNLGLVQSTSNLYLLERVETYYLRQEKLFNLMMTNELLSIYLQLRNIPRKIRQTFLPHFL is encoded by the coding sequence ATGTTATCTATAAATCCTGCAAATCTTGTCTTAAATAATTCTCTACCAATACTACTTTTTCATGCTTTGGATAATTCATCTTTTAATATAGCTTTTTCACCTAAAAGTTTTGAAAAAGCTATTTCTAAATTATATTTATCTGGTTATCAGACGTTGAATTTATCTACTATTCCCAACTATTTACAAGAAAACAAAACTTTTCCTAAAAATAGTTTTGTTATTACATTTGACGATGGTTACAGAAGCGTTTATGAGCAAGCTTTTCCTGTACTGCAAAAATATAATTTTACAGCCACGATTTTTATCACCACAGGAAAAACCAAGCCATTAACAACCCTTGAGCGTTTACCATCAATACAAGGACGCACAATGTTAAGTTGGCATGAAATTAAACTGATGCAAGCAGCAAACATTAGTATTGGGTCACATACACTTACACACCCAAATTTAACTAAATTGCCAAAAAAAGAATTAGTAGCTGAAATTTATGAGTCAAAAGCAATGATTGAAGATATTCTAGGAACAGAAATTAATAGTTTTGCTTATCCTTATGGTTATTATGATAAAACTAGCTTAGAACTTGTCCAAAAATATTATAGTTGTGCTTGTAGCACAAATCTTGGACTAGTACAGTCTACTAGTAACCTTTATTTATTAGAGCGTGTAGAAACTTATTATTTACGACAAGAAAAATTATTTAATTTAATGATGACAAATGAATTATTGTCTATTTATTTGCAACTAAGAAACATTCCCCGTAAAATACGCCAAACATTTCTTCCTCATTTTTTATGA
- a CDS encoding glycosyltransferase family 4 protein, whose protein sequence is MKPLRFCMVTTFYPPYHFGGDGAFIYSLANELAKRDHKIEIIHCLDSYQLLSKKITTGNYIEHPNVKIHRLESAVGMLSPLATQQTGWPLFKTKKLQDILNQQFDVIHYHNISLVGGPKLLAYGQAIKLYTMHEYWLVCQTHTLFKFNKELCTEPSCFACSLVYLRPPQWWRYFGLLEEMLKNVDRFIRPSQFTADIHYKMGLKIPIVHLPNFVSPSISLANEFQETNELPYFLYVGRLEKIKGLQTIIPIFHKYKKARLLIVGKGSFENELKTLASSSPNIEFLGFKSSDELQKLFQQAIALIVPSICYEIFALVIIEAFREKTPVIAHNLGGMPELIEKSGGGFTYNNETELLTAMEQLLTDTDERNKLGMLGYQAYQENWTPQAHINQYLTLIQEIANSKNLILGQS, encoded by the coding sequence ATGAAACCTTTACGTTTTTGTATGGTGACAACTTTTTATCCACCTTATCATTTTGGTGGAGATGGTGCGTTTATTTATTCATTAGCAAACGAGTTAGCAAAACGCGATCACAAAATAGAAATTATTCATTGTCTAGATTCCTATCAACTTCTCTCTAAAAAAATAACTACAGGTAATTATATAGAGCATCCTAATGTAAAAATTCATCGTCTAGAAAGTGCGGTTGGGATGCTCTCGCCGCTTGCCACACAGCAAACAGGTTGGCCGCTTTTTAAGACAAAAAAGCTTCAAGATATTCTTAATCAACAATTTGATGTAATTCATTATCATAATATTTCTTTAGTAGGTGGGCCTAAACTACTAGCTTATGGACAAGCTATTAAGCTTTATACAATGCATGAATATTGGCTAGTGTGTCAAACTCATACATTATTTAAGTTTAATAAAGAGCTTTGTACTGAGCCTAGTTGCTTTGCTTGTTCATTAGTATATTTACGTCCTCCTCAATGGTGGCGTTACTTTGGTTTGTTAGAAGAAATGCTAAAAAATGTAGACCGTTTTATTAGACCTAGTCAATTTACAGCAGATATTCATTATAAAATGGGCTTGAAAATTCCTATTGTGCATTTACCTAATTTTGTTTCTCCTTCAATAAGTTTAGCTAATGAGTTCCAAGAAACAAATGAGCTACCATATTTTCTTTATGTCGGTAGATTAGAGAAAATAAAAGGTTTACAAACCATTATCCCCATTTTTCATAAGTATAAAAAGGCTAGATTATTAATTGTTGGTAAAGGTAGCTTTGAGAATGAGTTAAAAACTTTAGCATCAAGTAGCCCTAATATAGAATTTTTAGGGTTTAAGTCTAGCGATGAATTACAAAAACTTTTCCAACAAGCAATTGCATTGATTGTTCCGTCAATTTGCTATGAAATTTTCGCTCTAGTCATCATAGAAGCTTTTCGGGAAAAAACTCCTGTAATTGCTCACAATCTAGGAGGAATGCCAGAACTAATTGAAAAAAGCGGTGGAGGATTTACCTATAATAATGAAACAGAACTACTAACAGCAATGGAGCAATTATTGACAGACACTGACGAGCGAAATAAACTTGGGATGCTTGGCTATCAAGCTTATCAAGAAAACTGGACACCTCAAGCCCATATAAACCAGTATTTAACCTTAATTCAAGAAATTGCCAATAGTAAAAATCTAATACTTGGACAAAGCTAA
- a CDS encoding response regulator, which translates to MISGEKTILLIEDDEAVRTLVNLILTEVGYKVIVSTNANEALHICEKHPPIDLLITDIAMSYMNADNFVDWLNALYPKLKVLYSSNYTDRVIADRGIFNPGTYFISKPFNLTLLTKKVEEILSSPA; encoded by the coding sequence ATTATTAGTGGTGAAAAGACTATTTTACTAATTGAAGATGATGAAGCTGTTCGTACACTTGTTAATTTGATCCTTACCGAAGTTGGTTATAAAGTTATAGTTTCTACTAATGCTAATGAAGCCTTACATATTTGTGAAAAACACCCTCCTATAGACTTATTGATAACAGATATAGCAATGTCTTATATGAATGCAGATAATTTTGTTGATTGGCTAAATGCTTTATATCCTAAACTAAAAGTTCTTTATTCATCTAATTACACAGATAGAGTAATTGCAGATCGAGGAATATTTAACCCTGGAACTTATTTTATTTCCAAACCATTTAATCTAACTTTACTTACTAAAAAAGTAGAAGAAATTTTATCTTCACCTGCTTAA
- a CDS encoding response regulator, protein MTGINDVEILLVEDNPQDLELTIRALRKANLANHIQVARDGEEAIEFIFCEGPYSNSKIEDKPKVILLDLKLPKIDGLEVLERIKNDERTKDIPVVVLTSSREQKDVIESYQLGVNSYIVKPVSFDQFIESVRNLGMYWLLLNQAPRLEG, encoded by the coding sequence ATGACAGGAATTAATGATGTAGAAATATTATTAGTCGAAGATAACCCACAAGATCTTGAATTAACAATTCGCGCACTGCGGAAAGCTAACCTTGCTAACCATATTCAGGTTGCTAGAGATGGAGAAGAAGCCATAGAATTTATCTTTTGTGAAGGCCCTTATTCTAACAGTAAAATTGAAGATAAACCCAAAGTAATATTACTTGACTTAAAGTTACCTAAAATAGATGGTTTAGAAGTCTTGGAACGTATCAAAAATGATGAAAGAACTAAAGATATTCCTGTAGTAGTTTTAACATCTTCTAGAGAACAGAAAGACGTTATAGAAAGTTATCAATTAGGTGTTAATAGCTACATAGTAAAACCAGTAAGTTTTGATCAATTTATAGAATCTGTAAGAAATTTGGGAATGTATTGGCTGCTTCTCAATCAAGCACCAAGGTTAGAGGGATAA
- a CDS encoding PAS domain S-box protein: MPQPIRILVVEDDHLDAEFLIRALKNAGFIPTWERVDAEEDFLEHLRDDLDIILSDYQLPQFSGIRALELLKASNLEIPFIIVSGAIGDDTAILAMKLGATDYLLKDRLARLGQAVSQALEQGQLRKERQLIANELKKAEARYRSIFENATEGIFQTTNQGQILIANPALARIFGFSSPQEMISTIKDLRSQLYVDPKKYIEFEELMESQGFVSRFEAQFYSKDKQLLWASINAKTVQDQNGEILCEGTVEDITELKQAEEALRQSQEQFLQAQKMEAIGRLAGGIAHDFNNLLTVINVNAEFVSLHISEKDTLSTNLQEILKSVERATMLTRQLLAFSRKEVIQPKIINLNNLVNDMGKMLQRVIGENIELKINLAQNLWNVKVGPSHMDQVIMNLAVNSKDAMPMGGNILIETANVILEKSMEEYNLSIKPGEYVLLSVSDTGSGMDETTKTRIFDPFFTTKEIGKGTGLGLSTVYGIVKQSNGCIKVASELNKGTKFLIFIPRELRESEVTEQIQKKILLLVVKRLFY; encoded by the coding sequence ATGCCACAACCAATACGGATTTTAGTTGTTGAAGATGATCATCTTGACGCTGAATTTTTGATAAGAGCGTTAAAAAATGCTGGTTTTATACCTACTTGGGAAAGAGTTGATGCTGAAGAAGATTTTCTTGAGCATTTACGAGATGATTTAGACATTATTTTATCTGATTATCAATTGCCTCAATTTAGCGGGATTCGTGCATTAGAATTGCTAAAAGCAAGCAACTTAGAAATACCTTTTATTATTGTTTCTGGTGCAATTGGTGATGATACTGCAATTTTAGCTATGAAACTTGGAGCAACAGATTATCTCTTAAAAGATCGTTTGGCTCGCTTAGGTCAAGCTGTTTCACAAGCTTTAGAACAAGGCCAGCTTCGCAAAGAACGACAGCTTATAGCTAATGAGCTAAAAAAAGCTGAAGCACGTTACCGAAGCATTTTTGAGAATGCTACAGAAGGAATTTTTCAAACTACCAATCAAGGACAAATATTAATAGCCAACCCAGCACTTGCACGTATTTTTGGTTTTAGCTCTCCTCAAGAAATGATAAGCACTATAAAGGATCTTCGCTCACAGCTTTATGTTGATCCCAAAAAATATATCGAGTTTGAAGAACTAATGGAAAGCCAAGGTTTTGTTTCTAGGTTTGAAGCTCAATTTTATAGTAAAGATAAGCAGTTGTTGTGGGCTTCTATAAATGCTAAAACTGTACAAGATCAAAATGGTGAAATACTATGTGAAGGTACAGTAGAAGACATTACAGAACTTAAGCAGGCAGAAGAAGCTTTACGCCAAAGCCAAGAACAATTTCTACAAGCACAAAAAATGGAAGCAATAGGGCGGCTTGCTGGTGGAATTGCTCATGATTTTAATAATCTTCTTACAGTAATCAATGTAAATGCTGAATTTGTTAGCCTGCATATTTCAGAAAAAGACACTTTATCAACAAATCTACAAGAAATCCTTAAATCTGTAGAACGAGCAACTATGCTTACTCGTCAATTGCTAGCTTTTAGCCGCAAAGAAGTTATTCAACCAAAAATTATTAACTTAAATAATCTTGTTAATGATATGGGAAAAATGTTGCAAAGAGTAATCGGTGAAAATATAGAATTAAAGATAAACCTTGCCCAAAACCTATGGAATGTTAAAGTTGGCCCAAGTCATATGGATCAAGTAATAATGAATCTAGCAGTAAATTCTAAAGACGCTATGCCAATGGGAGGAAATATCTTAATTGAAACAGCTAATGTCATACTAGAAAAATCAATGGAGGAGTATAATTTAAGTATTAAACCAGGAGAATATGTTCTGCTCTCTGTTAGCGATACCGGTTCTGGTATGGATGAAACTACAAAAACACGTATTTTTGACCCATTTTTTACTACCAAAGAAATTGGTAAAGGTACTGGTTTAGGTTTATCTACTGTTTATGGTATTGTTAAACAAAGCAATGGTTGTATAAAAGTAGCTAGTGAACTTAACAAAGGCACTAAATTTTTAATATTTATTCCTAGGGAACTTAGAGAAAGTGAAGTTACTGAGCAAATTCAAAAGAAGATTTTATTATTAGTGGTGAAAAGACTATTTTACTAA
- a CDS encoding PAS domain S-box protein codes for MKITGQEADPKITSYSSSKELLSLGVIALVYFIVNKLSYLFAGSSNILIWPASSIAVAAFLLNPKNFWPKILTIIFIINLIVKLSLRNSFISMFGLVIVDTVGPLLLSWLLIKWSKKNKQKASEEAMKKNEEFLRTVIEYQPEMLVRWQPDGTRTFVNNAYCQTFNQKREDLIGTSFIPLVAEEYHEAIRQKIKSITFTNPVSIDIHESVSITGERFWQEWIDRGIFDKNGNLLEIQSTGRDITKHKQTEQALQESEARLLVITRELTERVKELTALHQAFRLFQSELPPNKEFFTRLVTLLPPAWQYPEICQARICYGEIEVQTSDWRESPWKQISQFVTKDGQKGSIEVVYLEEREIKAEGPFLAEERDLIQSIADMLNTHLNRRRAEELLYFSEERFRAAMQHSPIGLALVATNGKWLNVNSAICNILGYTKEELLNIDFQTVTYLDDLETDLKYVQQVLNREIETYQMEKRYIHKNGHTIWAQLNVSLVWDSKGQPLYFVSQIQDITQRKEAEEEIRKLNLDLEQRVKQRTLELEAANKELEAFSYSVSHDLRSPLRTVDGFSQAVLEDYAQMLPKDGQRYLHMIREGAQRMGALIDDLLSFSRLSRQPISKRLFDPTKLVSDLYKELKEEHKGRNIEFELAELPYCQGDPSLLKQVWSNLLSNALKYTRVQEHAVIKVGYKEIEEEKIYFIEDNGAGFDMKYAHKLFGVFQRLHRAEDFEGTGVGLAIVQRIITRHGGRIWTEATKGKGATFYFTLEGIKKNDRN; via the coding sequence GTGAAAATTACGGGGCAAGAGGCTGATCCTAAAATAACTAGTTATTCTTCATCAAAAGAATTACTTTCTTTGGGAGTAATTGCTTTAGTATATTTTATAGTTAATAAATTATCTTATCTTTTTGCTGGCTCATCAAACATACTTATTTGGCCTGCTAGCAGTATTGCTGTAGCCGCATTCTTACTTAATCCTAAAAATTTCTGGCCTAAAATTCTTACTATAATTTTTATCATAAATTTAATAGTCAAACTTTCATTAAGAAACTCTTTTATTAGTATGTTTGGGTTAGTTATTGTAGATACAGTTGGGCCGCTTTTATTGAGTTGGTTACTAATAAAATGGTCTAAAAAAAATAAACAAAAAGCTTCAGAAGAAGCAATGAAAAAAAATGAAGAGTTCTTACGTACAGTTATTGAGTATCAGCCAGAAATGCTTGTTAGGTGGCAACCTGATGGAACACGTACTTTTGTAAATAATGCTTATTGCCAGACTTTTAATCAAAAACGAGAAGATTTAATTGGTACTAGTTTTATACCTTTAGTAGCTGAAGAGTATCATGAAGCCATAAGGCAAAAGATTAAGTCTATAACTTTTACTAATCCTGTTTCTATAGATATTCATGAAAGTGTTTCGATCACAGGGGAAAGATTTTGGCAAGAATGGATAGATCGAGGTATTTTTGACAAAAATGGAAATTTATTAGAAATACAATCTACAGGCCGCGATATTACAAAACATAAACAAACCGAACAAGCCTTACAAGAAAGCGAAGCTAGACTACTTGTAATAACTCGTGAATTAACAGAAAGAGTCAAAGAATTAACAGCACTACATCAAGCTTTTCGTCTATTTCAATCAGAACTTCCTCCAAATAAAGAATTTTTCACACGCTTAGTAACATTGCTTCCTCCTGCTTGGCAATATCCTGAAATTTGTCAAGCACGTATTTGCTATGGCGAAATTGAAGTACAAACAAGTGATTGGCGTGAAAGTCCATGGAAACAAATATCTCAATTTGTTACTAAAGATGGTCAAAAAGGTAGTATTGAAGTTGTTTATCTTGAAGAAAGAGAAATAAAAGCAGAAGGCCCATTCCTTGCAGAAGAGCGGGATCTTATTCAATCTATTGCAGATATGCTTAACACTCATTTAAACCGCAGGCGTGCAGAAGAATTACTCTATTTTAGTGAAGAACGCTTTCGCGCAGCTATGCAGCATTCGCCTATAGGTCTTGCCCTAGTTGCTACAAATGGTAAATGGTTAAATGTAAATTCTGCAATTTGTAATATTCTTGGTTATACAAAAGAAGAGTTACTTAACATAGATTTTCAAACTGTTACATATTTAGATGATCTTGAAACTGATCTTAAATATGTCCAACAAGTGCTTAATCGTGAGATTGAGACTTATCAAATGGAAAAGCGATATATACATAAAAATGGTCATACAATTTGGGCCCAATTAAACGTTTCCTTAGTTTGGGATTCCAAAGGCCAACCCTTATACTTTGTTTCACAAATTCAAGATATAACTCAGCGCAAAGAAGCAGAAGAAGAAATCCGTAAGCTTAATTTAGATTTAGAACAACGTGTCAAACAGCGAACACTTGAACTAGAAGCCGCTAATAAAGAACTAGAAGCTTTTAGTTATTCTGTTTCTCATGACCTGCGTTCTCCCTTACGTACTGTTGATGGTTTTTCTCAAGCAGTTTTAGAAGATTATGCACAGATGTTGCCTAAAGATGGGCAACGTTACCTGCATATGATTCGAGAAGGTGCGCAACGTATGGGAGCCTTAATTGATGATCTGCTTAGCTTTTCTCGTCTAAGTAGACAACCTATCAGTAAACGTTTATTTGATCCTACTAAATTAGTAAGTGATTTATATAAAGAATTAAAAGAAGAGCATAAAGGAAGAAATATTGAGTTTGAGCTAGCAGAATTACCATATTGTCAAGGAGATCCATCACTTCTAAAACAGGTGTGGAGTAATCTTTTATCTAATGCTCTAAAATATACTAGAGTGCAAGAACATGCTGTTATTAAAGTTGGATATAAAGAAATTGAAGAGGAAAAAATATATTTTATAGAAGATAATGGAGCAGGTTTTGATATGAAATATGCTCATAAACTTTTTGGAGTTTTTCAAAGACTACACCGAGCAGAAGATTTTGAAGGTACTGGTGTTGGTTTAGCTATTGTACAAAGAATTATTACCCGTCATGGTGGTCGCATTTGGACTGAAGCGACCAAAGGCAAAGGTGCTACCTTTTATTTTACTCTTGAAGGGATAAAGAAAAATGACAGGAATTAA
- a CDS encoding HlyD family efflux transporter periplasmic adaptor subunit, with the protein MSNQLPLLSVKKKVLWFSPLVILALLVPIILKSGVSFNPDKLLTNLPPITKLTQSKPILETVLVEVGTLEKKVLLDGDLQAVRARTLFGKASESKITYMPPEGTKVNIGDRLVEFDNTPVSNRILEIKQQIITSENQLVEIQSNHESGLRDLEAGLSQYWLAFQQAKIDASVPINLVPRRDYQERQLLLEKTETEYNSHLAKIEKKKLEQQAELQAKNLEKEKLVVELQKLENQLNDLNLKAPSDGIVIYADHIFEPRKVQVGDVVFSGFPVINLPDLTELEILARVNEVDGPRLSIGQAAQVFLDSYPDIKINGKIKDISQTAAKAGTSRSDTTKIFKVVVSLEKTLTDIMKPGMSAQVEVNLVENTPKILVPRFAVEFHNKQAQVFKQVGEELQPIAINILASDFRFYAIADDGKLKQGDKLVINKTTQK; encoded by the coding sequence ATGTCTAATCAACTGCCTTTATTATCAGTTAAGAAAAAGGTCTTATGGTTCTCACCATTAGTAATATTAGCTTTATTAGTACCAATAATACTAAAATCTGGTGTTTCCTTTAATCCTGACAAACTCTTAACTAACCTTCCACCCATTACAAAATTAACCCAATCAAAACCCATATTAGAAACCGTTTTAGTAGAAGTTGGAACATTAGAAAAAAAAGTTCTTTTAGATGGTGATTTACAAGCTGTTAGAGCGCGTACTTTGTTTGGTAAGGCAAGTGAATCAAAAATTACTTATATGCCGCCTGAAGGAACAAAAGTAAACATAGGCGATAGACTTGTTGAATTTGATAATACTCCTGTTTCTAACCGAATACTTGAAATTAAACAACAAATTATTACATCAGAAAATCAATTAGTAGAAATACAGTCAAATCATGAATCAGGACTACGCGACTTAGAAGCAGGTTTAAGCCAATATTGGTTAGCCTTCCAACAAGCTAAAATTGATGCGTCTGTACCTATAAACTTAGTGCCTAGAAGAGATTACCAGGAACGTCAATTATTATTAGAAAAAACTGAAACTGAATATAATAGCCATTTAGCTAAAATTGAAAAAAAGAAATTAGAACAACAAGCAGAGTTACAAGCTAAAAATTTAGAAAAAGAAAAATTAGTAGTAGAACTACAAAAATTAGAAAACCAATTAAATGATCTTAACCTTAAAGCCCCCTCAGATGGTATTGTTATTTATGCAGATCATATTTTTGAGCCTAGAAAAGTACAGGTTGGAGATGTGGTTTTTAGTGGTTTCCCTGTTATTAATCTTCCAGATTTAACAGAATTAGAAATTTTAGCTAGGGTTAATGAAGTTGATGGGCCTCGTCTTTCCATTGGTCAAGCGGCTCAAGTTTTTTTAGATAGTTATCCTGATATTAAAATTAATGGAAAAATTAAAGATATTTCACAAACTGCTGCAAAAGCTGGAACTAGCCGTTCTGATACAACTAAAATTTTTAAGGTTGTTGTTTCCTTAGAAAAAACCTTAACAGATATAATGAAACCCGGAATGTCTGCCCAAGTTGAAGTTAACTTGGTAGAAAATACTCCTAAAATCCTAGTCCCTCGTTTTGCTGTTGAATTTCACAACAAACAAGCTCAAGTATTTAAACAGGTTGGAGAAGAACTTCAACCAATTGCTATTAATATTTTGGCCTCTGACTTTCGTTTTTATGCCATTGCTGACGATGGTAAATTAAAACAGGGTGATAAATTAGTTATCAATAAAACAACTCAAAAATAA
- a CDS encoding efflux RND transporter periplasmic adaptor subunit produces MLKKIAKFFFILVILGVITSGTFFLFNKISPPSQAGSKVEEILIIPKNIKFSIDTNGVLKAESVQNFGGPPAFENQWQFKISNMTAEGKIVKKGDVLINFDAQGIFEQMQQAQNELDQSKKQEEKMKVQISLQEQEISSKLAELQHKYETLKLKQQTNTQIANSITVEKDRLAIQQAEQEVTAITEKLNWYKKSSEASYNVVLSQKARAENKVNKIQSGIAKLQTQADREGVVVYKTRWNGEKFQIGETVWPGQPIMEIPDLKTIIAQAYVPEVDLGKVKLDQPVSVTIDALPGQTYLGKVKSIGRLVHSKAWDVPNKVIDVEIALENIDVNTMRPAMSLKAKLETASIDSAIAVPLSSVYVSATGSLVKVKTPQGWQPREVKLGDSNLAEVVILEGLKSGERIAADFSKAK; encoded by the coding sequence ATGTTAAAAAAAATCGCTAAGTTTTTCTTTATTTTAGTAATTTTAGGTGTAATTACTAGTGGAACTTTCTTTTTATTTAATAAAATTTCCCCACCTTCACAAGCAGGAAGCAAGGTAGAAGAAATTTTAATTATTCCTAAAAATATTAAATTTTCAATTGATACAAATGGAGTGTTAAAAGCTGAATCAGTGCAAAATTTTGGCGGCCCTCCAGCATTTGAAAATCAATGGCAATTTAAGATTAGCAATATGACGGCTGAAGGAAAAATTGTTAAAAAAGGTGATGTATTAATTAATTTTGATGCCCAAGGAATCTTTGAACAAATGCAACAAGCACAAAATGAGCTTGATCAGTCTAAAAAACAAGAAGAAAAAATGAAAGTTCAAATCTCACTTCAAGAACAAGAAATTAGTAGCAAACTAGCCGAATTACAGCACAAATACGAAACCTTAAAACTTAAGCAACAAACTAATACACAAATAGCTAATTCAATCACTGTTGAAAAAGATCGTCTAGCCATACAACAAGCAGAACAAGAAGTTACAGCCATTACAGAAAAATTAAATTGGTATAAAAAATCTAGTGAAGCAAGCTATAACGTAGTTCTAAGTCAAAAAGCACGTGCCGAAAATAAAGTTAATAAAATCCAATCAGGCATTGCCAAATTACAAACACAAGCCGACCGTGAAGGTGTAGTAGTTTATAAAACTCGTTGGAATGGAGAAAAATTTCAAATTGGGGAAACGGTCTGGCCCGGTCAACCAATTATGGAAATTCCTGACCTAAAAACTATTATTGCTCAAGCCTATGTTCCAGAAGTTGACTTAGGCAAAGTTAAACTTGACCAACCTGTTAGTGTAACAATTGACGCTTTACCAGGACAAACTTACTTAGGGAAAGTTAAATCTATTGGTAGACTTGTACATTCTAAAGCTTGGGATGTACCTAACAAGGTTATAGATGTAGAAATTGCGCTAGAAAACATTGACGTTAACACCATGCGTCCAGCAATGAGCTTAAAAGCAAAATTAGAGACTGCTTCTATTGATAGTGCTATTGCAGTTCCTCTTAGTTCAGTTTATGTAAGTGCTACAGGAAGTTTAGTAAAAGTAAAAACTCCTCAAGGTTGGCAGCCACGCGAAGTAAAACTTGGAGATTCTAACTTGGCAGAAGTGGTTATTTTAGAAGGTCTTAAGTCAGGTGAAAGGATTGCGGCTGATTTTTCTAAAGCCAAATAG